In the Ornithinimicrobium pratense genome, TGGTGCGGCGCGCGTTCAGGATGGCTCGACCAGCACGGGTCCGCATGCGCAGACGGAAGCCGTGCTTCTTGGCGCGGCGGCGGTTGTTCGGCTGAAAGGTGCGCTTGCTCATGGGTGCTGCTCCGAGGTCGGGGTTGGTCAGGGCGCTGGGCAGGGTCGGCCGCCAACGAAGGCCCACAGTGAGCGCACGTGTCAGGAGGCTCAACCCATGGGCAGG is a window encoding:
- the rpmH gene encoding 50S ribosomal protein L34, translated to MSKRTFQPNNRRRAKKHGFRLRMRTRAGRAILNARRTKGRSSLSA